The following DNA comes from Desulfobaculum xiamenense.
CGCATGGACCTCAGCGGCCTTCTGCATGTAGTTCTTGTACTTCTCGGAATCGCCCTTGCCCATGTAGGCCTGCGCGAGACCATGATAGGCCTCGGCGAAGAGGTCATTGATCTTGAGGGCCTTGTTGAAGGAGACGATGGCCTTGCCGAACTTCTGCCGAAAAAGATAGTCGCAGCCCATGTCGTAGTACTTCTGGGCCTCGTCCTGCAGGGTAAGTATTTCCTCGAATTCCTCGATGGCGTCGTCGAAGTCGCCCTGCGCCACCATATCCTGCGCGGCCTTGAGCTGCTCCACCTCGATCTCGCTGAAGCGTTGAAGCTGCTGGGCCATGACGATGTGTCGCTGGAACGTCTCGAAGGAATAGGGCCGCAGCACATAGCCCGTACAGCCCGAGGAAATGGCGTCGAGCACGGCGTTCTTGGCGTTCTCCGTGGTGACCATCATCACCGGGGTGGTCCGGAAGCGTGGGATCTGGCGCAGGATGCGAATGAAGTGCGTGCCGTCCATGTCCGCCAGGCGGGTGTCGCAGATAACGATGTCCACGTCCTCGCCGCCGAGCACGGCAAGCGCCTCCTCACCGGACGAAAAGGTAAGCACGCGCCCAGGGCGGAACTTCTGCATGGTCAGCTTGTCCCGGCGCAGATGGTCCTCCATCCCCGAGACTATGGCCACCTGTTTGAAGCTTATGCCCACATTCGTGCCCCACAGACGTCTGCTTGAAAATGGTTGATATGTCATTTGTAGGTTTCCGCATGCGATTTTGCAAGGGATTAACCCAAGATGTGCCGGTTGATCCAGACTTTTCCCCGCCCCCGGGGGGCAACCGCCCAGCGCGGGTTCACGTCAAATTTCCAACGTCATCCATGGGATGCGACACGCACGAATCACCCCCATCCGCCCGCACAGCGGGGCACGGCGGTCCATCCCGATAATTTCGCAGCGAGTGGTTCGCGTCTTGCATCGCTTGGCGCACCACGCACAGGGGCACAAGCCGACGCGCCGCGACAAGCCGCGCGAACCAACGGACAATCCCTTGCGCTACCGCCGCTTATCAGGCATTGCGCATGGCGGCGGCGTACCGTAGTGTATGGGCACGACATTTTCCGAGGCGGCGTTTTCTGCCGCCCGTTGAACAGGCAAGAGGCGGAAAAATGAGCAAGATTCTCGATCAGGACGAAGTCGACGCGCTACTTCGAGGCCTTTCCGGAGGCGAAATCGAAGCGGAGGCGGAAATACCGGAGGACGACTCCGGTGTCGTATCGTTCGACCTCGCGAACCAGGACCGCATCATCCGCGGCCGCATGCCGGTTCTCGAAATCGTCAACGACCGCTTCGCGCGGCTGTGCACCAATGCGCTGGCCAACGCCATGCGCAAGCGCGTGGACCTGAACCCCATCTCCATCGACATGTCGAAGTTCGGCGACTTCATGCGCTCGCTGCCGGTGCCCACGTCCATCAACATCTTCAAGATGGACCCCCTGCGCGGCAACGCCCTGCTGGTCGTGGACTCGCGGCTGGTCTTCGCGCTGGTGGAAAATTTCTTCGGCGGCGCGGGCAGCCAGCCCAAGGTCGAGGGCCGCGACTTCACGCCCATCGAACAGGCCATCGTGGACCGCGTGGTCAAGATCGCCCTCTCGAACATGGAGGACGCGTGGCGTCCCGTGCACGAGGTGCACATCGAGCTGACGCGCTCGGAGATCAACCCGCAGTTCGCGGCCATCGTTCCGCCGTCCGACGTGGTCATCGTGGTCACCTTCGAGGTGGAACTGGAAAACGCCATCGGTTCGATGATCGCCTGCCTGCCCTACGCCACCCTCGAACCCATCCGCTCCAAG
Coding sequences within:
- a CDS encoding response regulator; this translates as MTYQPFSSRRLWGTNVGISFKQVAIVSGMEDHLRRDKLTMQKFRPGRVLTFSSGEEALAVLGGEDVDIVICDTRLADMDGTHFIRILRQIPRFRTTPVMMVTTENAKNAVLDAISSGCTGYVLRPYSFETFQRHIVMAQQLQRFSEIEVEQLKAAQDMVAQGDFDDAIEEFEEILTLQDEAQKYYDMGCDYLFRQKFGKAIVSFNKALKINDLFAEAYHGLAQAYMGKGDSEKYKNYMQKAAEVHAQFDRMEEAKTLFIEILKHDVRAPNPYNTLGVRLRRNGDYPGAVHAYKRALELTPDDENVHYNLAKAFHYMGDREKATTELIDALQCNSDFPEALKFHQELLGTPWRGVAVRRPASEVSQTIKDV
- the fliM gene encoding flagellar motor switch protein FliM; translated protein: MSKILDQDEVDALLRGLSGGEIEAEAEIPEDDSGVVSFDLANQDRIIRGRMPVLEIVNDRFARLCTNALANAMRKRVDLNPISIDMSKFGDFMRSLPVPTSINIFKMDPLRGNALLVVDSRLVFALVENFFGGAGSQPKVEGRDFTPIEQAIVDRVVKIALSNMEDAWRPVHEVHIELTRSEINPQFAAIVPPSDVVIVVTFEVELENAIGSMIACLPYATLEPIRSKLHASFQSERLEVDHAWIARFKERLLETPVELVIELGRSKITGRQLLNLDIGDILLLDTDTEELLTAEVQGVKKFFGLPGTVKGSKAFQVVREEEPRYA